One region of Eupeodes corollae chromosome 1, idEupCoro1.1, whole genome shotgun sequence genomic DNA includes:
- the LOC129940406 gene encoding adenosine kinase has product MEYLRESLLLGCGNPLLDISAVTDEKFLQKYDLKPDNAILAEEKHKPLYEELVERFNAEYIAGGSVQNSLRVAQWILQKPNVAVFFGCVGDDKFSKILETKARSDGVNVQYQYTQEAQTGTCAVLITGTHRSLCANLAAANLFTKDHLSLPDNKKLIENAEYYYISGFFLTVSPPSIMEVAHHAHKHNRMFMMNLSAPFLSEFYKEPMMAALPFVDILFGNEAEAECFAQQQSWDERDMKEIGKKMVNLPKENPNRPRIVIITQGKNPVLLIQENSIEEFPVEKLKREEVVDTNGAGDAFVGGFLSQYVQKKPLGVCIRCGNWAARQIIQRSGCTFEGNPDFKE; this is encoded by the exons ATGGAATATTTaag AGAAAGTTTGCTTTTGGGCTGCGGTAATCCCCTGCTAGACATATCGGCAGTTACTGATGAAAAGTTCTTACAAAAATACGATCTCAAGCCGGACAATGCCATTTTGGCCGAAGAAAAACACAAACCCTTGTATGAGGAGCTGGTGGAACGATTCAATGCTGAATACATTGCTGGTGGCTCCGTTCAAAACTCCCTACGAGTAGCCCAATGGATTCTGCAAAAGCCTAACGTTGCGGTTTTCTTCGGTTGTGTGGGAGATGATAAATTCTCAAAAATCCTAGAAACAAAAGCACGTTCGGACGGAGTGAATGTGCAATATCAATATACCCAAGAAGCGCAAACCGGAACGTGTGCCGTTCTTATCACCGGGACACATCGCTCCTTGTGTGCAAATCTTGCGGCGGCCAATCTATTTACCAAGGATCACTTGTCATTGCCCGATAACAAGAAACTAATCGAAAATGCCGAGTATTACTATATTTCTGGGTTCTTCTTGACAGTCAGCCCACCGAGCATCATGGAAGTGGCACATCACGCCCATAAGCACAATCGAATGTTTATGATGAACTTGAGTGCTCCATTTTTGTCGGAGTTCTACAAGGAACCCATGATGGCTGCTCTTCCTTTTGTTGATATTCTCTTTGGAAACGAAGCT gaaGCAGAATGCTTTGCTCAACAACAAAGTTGGGATGAAAGAGATATGAAAGAGATTGGCAAGAAAATGGTCAATCTACCCAAGGAGAATCCAAACCGTCCACGTATAGTCATCATTACTCAAGGTAAAAATCCAGTGCTTCTCATCCAAGAGAACAGCATCGAAGAGTTCCCCGTGGAGAAGCTGAAACGCGAAGAAGTCGTGGACACTAATGGGGCTGGTGATGCTTTCGTCGGTGGATTCCTGTCGCAATACGTACAAAAGAAACCCCTGGGCGTGTGTATTCGTTGTGGTAATTGGGCTGCAAGGCAAATTATTCAACGGAGTGGTTGCACGTTTGAAGGAAACCCTGATTTTAAGGAATAG
- the LOC129940401 gene encoding GATOR complex protein NPRL3 → MEVNPLAVIIVNSDSKGDRLLFRYPYRIECDSGVVNKHKKRNPYAINTSDDILQKTPQHTSNITKGHLTGFTDEVLSTLFAVKSELCNQKFELKVNDVRFVSHPTLMQRKEFRKSSSTERHLILINIVFALHAQASFSIVKSYYQLSKKLGLALKMEEQRVGYLSEEIGQMIKTHDEVANTIELDSAVAGDRDLSAFDIILEKSSLAQAIKSVHQDLCTTGLLNTTLNQSLTLSFCLPQKAHQSHKKGCIVEPEAIDKCLKSLKPYHGMLLLVDFAELLDCVPPSGASMLLQFFEVYNPLKSLQNMASDADLHIDHVNKLVGHLVYWAKATIIYPLCETNVYVIAPDAPLHTKSHLVEKFAARFSGMSLFEVISDFSLPTSIGHLTTPLQQTARQRILAQMVLWMLQHHLLMQLHTYVQFMPSDMDDCDNRSIDFNNDVVRRDDDTEQDIDEVLDDEIPRSSLGQASDDELNDGSMLSMSSQPLPVPNISGRSITEDRFSAAGSTVSDNIAAQPSSSHKSNFSMTASMSTDNCDSIDSIEDEEKIKDLLNVFQLQDRIAIQRIPASTNVDDLSLMVKLYQAGYFKSEHHLEEIMYFENLRRWQLLQLLDKFRDVLVIYETEDPAIASMYQNITNFN, encoded by the exons atggaGGTCAATCCTCTGGCGGTAATCATCGTGAACTCCGATAGCAAAGGCGATCGCCTGCTCTTTCGATATCCTTATCGAATCGAATGCGACAGTGGAGttgtaaacaaacataaaaaacgCAATCCCTATGCCATAAACACCTCCGACGACATCCTCCAGAAAACTCCCCAACACACGTCCAACATAACTAAAGGTCATCTCACAGGATTTACCGATGAAGTGCTGTCCACGCTATTTGCCGTCAAATCCGAGCTGTGCAATCAAAAATTCGAACTGAAGGTAAACGATGTTCGCTTTGTAAGTCATCCTACTTTGATGCAGCGCAAGGAGTTCCGCAAGTCGTCGTCGACTGAACGACACTTGATCTTGATAAATATAGTTTTCGCACTCCATGCACAAGCATCATTTTCCATAGTCAAAAGCTACTATCAGCTTAGCAAGAAATTGGGTCTGGCATTGAAAATGGAAGAGCAACGTGTAGGTTATCTCTCCGAGGAGATAGGTCAAATGATTAAAACTCACGATGAGGTGGCGAATACAATCGAACTAGACAGTGCCGTGGCTGGCGATCGTGATTTGTCAGCCTTCGATATAATCCTTGAGAAATCTAGCCTCGCTCAGGCTATCAAGTCAGTGCATCAGGATCTTTGCACAACGGGGTTGCTAAATACAACTTTGAATCAGTCACTTACGTTGAGTTTTTGTCTGCCACAAAAGGCACACCAGAGCCACAAGAAAGGTTGCATTGTGGAGCCAGAGGCAATTGACAAGTGTTTGAAATCCTTAAAACCATATCATGGGATGCTTTTGCTTGTTGACTTTGCAGAGCTTCTCGATTGCGTGCCTCCCTCTGGAGCAAGTATGCTGTTGCAATTCTTCGAAGTCTATAACCCTTTGAAGAGCTTGCAAAACATGGCATCGGATGCAGACCTTCACATTGACCATGTGAATAAGTTGGTTGGCCATCTTGTCTATTGGGCGAAGGCCACTATCATCTATCCCCTGTGTGAAACCAATGTCTACGTTATCGCTCCAGATGCTCCTCTCCATACGAAGTCTCATTTGGTTGAGAAGTTTGCAGCACGCTTCTCAGGAATGTCCTTATTCGAGGTGATAAGTGATTTCTCGTTGCCCACATCTATTGGACATCTGACCACACCTCTCCAGCAAACAGCCCGTCAGAGGATACTCGCGCAGATGGTTCTTTGGATGTTGCAGCATCATCTTTTGATGCAACTTCATACATATGTTCAGTTCATGCCAAGCGACATGGATGACTGTGACAATCGTTCCATAGACTTCAACAACGACGTGGTCAGACGAGATGATGACACGGAACAGGATATTGATGAAGTCTTGGATGACGAGATTCCCCGAAGTAGTCTTGGTCAGGCCAGTGATGATGAATT aaatgatGGTTCCATGTTAAGTATGTCCAGTCAGCCTCTTCCAGTGCCGAATATAAGTGGGCGTTCCATAACAGAAGATAGATTCTCGGCTGCCGGATCGACAGTTTCAGATAACATCGCAGCGCAACCAAGCTCGAGTCATAAATCGAATTTTAG TATGACGGCATCAATGAGCACAGACAATTGTGATAGTATCGATTCCATTGAAGACgaagaaaaaatcaaagatCTGTTAAATGTTTTCCAACTACAAGACCGCATTGCGATTCAACGAATTCCAGCATCGACCAATGTTGACGATCTGTCGCTGATGGTGAAACTCTATCAGGCAGGCTATTTTAAGAGTGAACATCATCTGGAGGAGATAATGTACTTTGAAAATTTGAGGCGATGGCAATTGCTGCAGTTGCTCGATAAGTTCCGTGATGTTTTGGTTATTTATGAAACAGAGGATCCTGCAATTGCGTCTATGTATCAGAATATAACcaactttaactga
- the LOC129940408 gene encoding matrix-remodeling-associated protein 7, with protein MIEFFVGLSNVYILSTATVFLAVIVALYCANLTNYEDKNTSSTNADGLQESEVMNDHTKDDGAESDSEVELAEGLVSKLKSVRLKELESSLTEDQLEEEKRVEREQLSAIFELLKKQEAELNMKEIDESELSAQMGLYR; from the exons ATGATTGAATTTTTCGTGGGCCTTTCGAATGTTTACATCCTAAGTACGGCGACAGTGTTTTTGGCGGTTATAGTTGCTCTCTATTGTGCAAATCTTACAAACTATGag GACAAAAATACATCAAGTACAAATGCTGATGGTTTACAAGAATCTGAAGTTATGAATGACCACACCAAAGATGATGGAGCGGAATCGGATTCAGAAGTTGAATTGGCCGAAGGTCTTGTTAGTAAATTGAAATCGGTGAGATTAAAAGAACTTGAAAGTTCTCTCACCGAAGATCAACTGGAAGAAGAGAAGAG ggttgAACGAGAACAACTTTCTGCAATATTCGAACTTCTTAAGAAACAAGAAGCCGAACTTAATATGAAAGAAATTGACGAATCGGAATTATCAGCCCAAATGGGTTTATATCGTTAA
- the LOC129940403 gene encoding retinoblastoma-binding protein 5 homolog, translating into MNLELLESFGQNYPEEFDGSLDCISLAVTCCFNKYGTLLAVGCNDGRIVIWDFLTRGIAKIISAHVHPVCSLSWTRSGQKLLSASTDNNVCIWDVLTGECEQKYRFPSPILKVQFDPRNDNRFLVCPMRYAAVLVKINDTHMCLPVDQDGDLNIVASFDRRGKYIYTGNAKGKIIVLDVDTLDIVASFRIIVGTSSATAVKSIEFARRGDAFLINTSDRVIRVYDSREIINQGRDGEPEPIQKLQDLVNKTTWKKCCFSGDGEYICAGSARQHALYIWEKSIGNLVKILHGTKGELLLDVVWHPVRPIIASISSGLVSIWAQNQVENWSAFAPDFKELDENVEYEERESEFDITDEDKSVDLSAEAKQDEETEVDVCKIEPVAAFCSSDEEFDDENILQFLPMAPEVEDPEDGWAAQESCDPNISLESEAMDVDDDGPVKKRKLITFDISLPDAPVDEAHPLIASKTNKDKQSGGGKKSAGRPKK; encoded by the exons ATGAATCTTGAACTATTGG AATCGTTTGGCCAAAACTATCCCGAGGAATTCGATGGTTCATTGGATTGTATATCCCTGGCTGTAACTTGTTGTTTCAATAAATACGGGACTCTCTTGGCGGTGGGTTGCAATGATGGCCGGATTGTTATTTGGGACTTTCTTACTCGAGGTATAGCGAAGATTATATCGGCTCATGTTCATCCGGTGTGCAGTTTGAGTTGGACTAGAAGCGGGCAAAAG CTTTTGTCGGCATCTACGGACAACAATGTTTGTATCTGGGATGTCCTAACAGGCGAATGTGAACAAAAGTACAGATTTCCTTCACCAATTCTCAAAGTACAATTCGATCCCAGAAATGATAACCGTTTTCTAGTCTGTCCCATGCGATATGCTGCTGTTTTGGTCAAAATAAATGATACCCATATGTGTCTGCCGGTGGATCAAGAT GGTGACCTAAACATTGTTGCTTCCTTTGATCGACGAGGAAAATACATTTACACTGGAAATGCCAAGGGAAAGATCATAGTTCTAGATGTTGACACTCTAGACATTGTGGCCAGTTTCCGAATCATAGTAGGAACTTCGAGTGCTACTGCCGTGAAGAGTATTGAATTCGCCAGACGGGGAGA TGCCTTTCTTATCAACACCTCCGATCGTGTGATAAGAGTTTATGATTCCAGAGAGATAATCAATCAGGGAAGAGATGGAGAACCCGAAccaattcaaaaacttcaagATCTAGTTAACAA AACAACCTGGAAGAAGTGTTGTTTCTCGGGAGATGGGGAATATATCTGCGCCGGAAGTGCACGACAGCATGCTCTGTACATTTGGGAGAAATCCATTGGTAATCTGGTGAAAATTCTCCACGGCACCAAAGGTGAACTTCTGCTAGATGTTGTCTGGCATCCAGTGCGACCAATCATCGCCAGTATCAGTTCGGGTTTGGTATCAATCTGGGCACAGAATCAAGTGGAAAATTGGTCAGCCTTCGCTCCAGACTTCAAAGAACTCGACGAAAATGTTGAGTACGAAGAACGAGAATCTGAGTTTGATATCACAGACGAGGACAAATCAGTTGATCTGAGTGCCGAGGCAAAACAAGACGAAGAAACCGAGGTTGATGTTTGCAAAATCGAACCGGTTGCTGCATTTTGTAGTTCTGATGAAGAATTCGACgatgaaaatattttgcaatttcttCCAATGGCACCGGAAGTTGAAGATCCCGAAGACGGCTGGGCGGCTCAGGAGAGTTGTGATCCGAATATTTCATTAGAAAGTGAAGCCATGGATGTTGACGATGATGGCCCAGTCAAGAAACGGAAATTGATTACCTTTGATATAAGTTTACCCGATGCGCCAGTGGATG AAGCTCATCCATTGATTGCGAGTAAAACTAATAAAGACAAACAATCTGGTGGTGGAAAGAAAAGTGCAGGCAGACCCAAAAAGTAG
- the LOC129940404 gene encoding zinc finger MYND domain-containing protein 10 homolog: protein MSDVVFPEELVYFIESIRPYQLHEVGSSKWIDSHEMIIKLSQQAILELATHREESVKEYLVMHDKLKTLIHEAYCVLLWKTKVLPHLLDIDPNPEATFLIYTVFFHEGSVISLLEIALFHENGCESLKEASVDLVDYCAQAIAQIIGLVNMGYHEKESDVDVDESVLTEMDRQKRDMIFKIGFRCISILNYLADNFEVLPCSAKRRMVTTHDIPWLLADLLIFCPWYRKTSKGIQKFIEEKWTTVIGEDLRKVVKHEAQTWFCLRQILFSPSLMELYEMNEPRQKRLGQCQGLLHDTLLDQLPPLIELKHFLCTLSMGGDTQFSKKKSNLILEELPEIKENLIKEAKLNGGYLAIAQNQSETFLTNSKEKICSLAARLNSAYNTDLLADMEAKESPLAVEKKDQTNCGVCKKVAEKKCSKCKTIYYCSRQCQLDDWPNHKKQCITLETTSK, encoded by the exons ATGTCGGACGTTGTATTTCCCGAAgaattggtttattttattgaaagcaTTCGTCCTTATCAGCTGCACGAAGTGGGCAGTAGTAAATGGATAGACAGCCATGAAATGATAATAAAACTTAGCCAACAAGCTATTCTAGAACTCGCGACCCATCGCGAAGAATCCGTGAAGGAGTATCTGGTCATGCATGACAAGCTAAAAACATTGATTCATGAAGCTTATTGCGTTCTCTTGTGGAAGACAAAAGTTCTTCCTCATCTCTTGGACATTGATCCGAATCCAGAAGCAACTTTTCTAATCTACACGGTCTTTTTTCATGAGGGCTCAGTGATTTCACTTCTGGAGATAGCTTTGTTCCATGAAAATGGTTGTGAATCATTGAAGGAAGCATCTGTGGATTTGGTTGATTACTGCGCCCAGGCTATTGCTCAAATTATTGGATTAGTTAA CATGGGTTATCATGAAAAAGAATCTGATGTCGATGTAGACGAATCCGTTCTCACAGAAATGGACCGTCAAAAGAGGGATATGATATTCAAAATTGGTTTCAGATGCATATCAATTTTGAACTATCTAGCAGATAATTTTGAAGTCCTACCGTGTAGTGCTAAACGCCGCATGGTAACCACACACGACATTCCTTGGTTACTTGCcgatttacttattttttgtccTTGGTATcgaaaaacttcaaaaggaatacaaaaatttatcg AGGAAAAATGGACAACGGTAATTGGAGAGGACTTGAGAAAAGTTGTGAAACATGAAGCTCAGACTTGGTTTTGCTTGAGACAAATCTTATTTAGTCCTTCTTTGATGGAGTTATATGAAATGAATGAACCCAGGCAAAAGAGATTAGGGCAA TGCCAAGGACTCCTCCATGACACCCTACTGGACCAGCTACCACCACTCATCGAATTGAAACATTTCCTATGCACACTTTCAATGGGAGGCGATACACAGTTCTCAAAGAAAAAGTCCAATTTAATCTTAGAAGAACTGCCCGAGATAAAGGAAAACCTCATCAAAGAAGCCAAGTTGAATGGTGGTTACCTTGCAATAGCCCAAAATCAATCGGAGACTTTTTTGACTAACTCAAAAGAAAAGATCTGTTCGCTGGCTGCACGATTGAATTCCGCTTACAACACTGACCTATTGGCTGACATGGAAGCCAAAGAAAGCCCACTTGCGGTTGAAAAGAAGGATCAGACGAATTGCGGTGTATGCAAAAAGGTTGCTGAGAAGAAGTGCTCGAAATGCAAAACCATATATTACTGCTCAAG ACAATGCCAATTGGACGACTGGCCAAATCACAAGAAGCAATGCATCACTTTAGAAACAACATCAAAATAA
- the LOC129940409 gene encoding probable prefoldin subunit 6 translates to MEKGSAALLKKLQAELESYQTSQKTFMKLAKQRTILEGQLNENKWVLDELNLLGPDNKVYKLYGPVLVKQDLEESRQNVGKRIEYISKELKSSNKTLETMEKDIGKHRENVQKLQQQYQVAVAMK, encoded by the exons ATGGAAAAGGGTAGTGCTGCTTTGCTCAAGAAATTACAAGCCGAATTGGAATCCTACCAAACGAGCCAAAAAA CCTTCATGAAATTAGCCAAACAACGAACAATTCTCGAAGGTCAACTGAATGAAAACAAATGGGTACTCGATGAACTTAATTTACTTGGACCCGACAACAAGGTGTACAAACTGTACGGCCCGGTTCTTGTGAAACAAGATCTCGAAGAATCCCGTCAAAATGTTGGCAAACGTATTGAATATATTTCCAAGGAACTCAAATCATCGAACAAAACCCTCGAGACCATGGAAAAGGACATCGGAAAACACCGTGAGAATGTGCAAAAACTCCAGCAACAATACCAGGTCGCTGTTGCAATGAAATAA
- the LOC129940407 gene encoding 40S ribosomal protein S12 — protein MADVDVDVPSAAPVIGGAMDINTALQEVLKKSLIADGLVHGIHQACKSLDKRQAVLAILAESFEEPLYKKLITALCHEHQIPLIRVDSHKKLGEWSGLCKIDKEGKPRKVCGCSVVVIKDFGEETPALDVVKEHLRQNS, from the exons ATGGCCGACGTTGATGT AGATGTTCCCTCAGCTGCCCCAGTTATTGGAGGTGCCATGGATATCAACACTGCCTTGCAAGAGGTTTTGAAGAAATCCTTGATTGCCGACGGTTTGGTTCATGGAATCCACCAAGCCTGCAAATCTCTTGACAA ACGTCAGGCTGTCCTTGCTATCTTGGCTGAATCTTTCGAAGAGCCCCTTTACAAGAAACTCATCACAGCCCTCTGTCATGAACATCAAATTCCATTGATCCGCGTCGATTCACACAAGAAACTCGGCGAATGGTCTGGACTTTGCAAAATCGACAAAGAAGGCAAACCACGTAAGGTTTGTGGCTGCTCTGTCGTCGTCATCAAGGATTTCGGTGAGGAAACACCCGCCCTCGATGTTGTCAAAGAGCACCTCAGGCAAAACAGTTAA